A window of the Trichoplusia ni isolate ovarian cell line Hi5 chromosome 4, tn1, whole genome shotgun sequence genome harbors these coding sequences:
- the LOC113493310 gene encoding uncharacterized protein LOC113493310, whose amino-acid sequence MICRIYLFLFGFIFRLTSVSPIAEIDANEEVLHLIGEPDFRDVRLRWEYGKPDEEDRPKVLAFQVHYCELQAWGQYRCRTKVIDTLEEETSTRASSSTTEASTTTQASPSGARRGRLYSTRITGLRMATTYSFEVRPVRRDARDLADPQSISSKIIIVPTKGFSARATQCLPHASEVEVSTGPFFGGRIAVEAADGGPERCSIQGNPNSAQDAYILRIHHDECGSEVNDTTVATYVIVQENLPILTHSTRRFLVLCTYKPETLTVRAGINLPKTNPGDVLQHKSSSGSVEPYENQDMDYNELQPARLEARKEETQQSVYGEVTLVMFLVVAAFGGVALLIWKVVPQADRDNISIATVSSLARSGIFSRRNRDRFSDQSSVYSISLSEKDESPAKKTIDGDNTSEA is encoded by the exons AAGTGCTGCACCTGATTGGCGAACCAGACTTTCGTGACGTGAGACTGCGATGGGAGTATGGGAAACCTGATGAAGAAGATCGACCGAAAGTGTTGGCGTTTCAAGTGCATTATTGTGAATTGCAAGCGTGGGGGCAATACCGGTGCAGGACCAAG GTGATTGATACTCTAGAAGAGGAAACATCGACTAGAGCTTCATCAAGCACTACGGAAGCATCAACTACGACCCAGGCTTCGCCGTCGGGAGCAAGACGTGGACGGCTGTACAGCACTCGTATCACCGGGCTGCGCATGGCAACCACTTACTCGTTCGAAGTCCGACCAGTTAGACGAGACGCCAGAGACTTGGCAGACCCGCAGTCCATCAGCTCGAAAATCATAATCGTACCTACAAAAGGAT TCTCAGCTCGAGCTACTCAATGCTTGCCACATGCAAGTGAAGTAGAAGTTTCCACAGGACCATTTTTCGGAGGCAGGATCGCAGTGGAAGCCGCAGATGGAGGCCCCGAGCGTTGTTCCATTCAAGGGAATCCTAACAGCGCACAGGATGCGTATATCTTGCGCATACATCACGACGAGTGCGGTTCCGAAGTGAACGACACGACAGTTGCTACATACGTTATTGTTCAAGAAAATCTGCCTATACTTACCCATAGTACTAGGAG atTCTTAGTTCTTTGCACGTATAAACCCGAGACACTGACAGTTCGCGCCGGTATCAACTTGCCCAAAACCAATCCTGGAGATGTGCTTCAACACAAATCTTCTAGCGGTTCAGTGGAGCCCTATGAGAACCAAGACATGGATTATAATGAACTGCAGCCAGCCAGACTTGAAGCAAGAAAGGAGGAGACACAACAAA GCGTGTACGGTGAGGTCACATTAGTCATGTTCCTTGTGGTGGCTGCGTTTGGCGGCGTAGCGCTGTTAATATGGAAGGTGGTACCGCAAGCCGACAGGGACAACATATCTATAGCAACTGTCTCTTCTCTAGCCCGCAGTGGCATCTTCAGTAGACGGAACAGAGACAGATTCTCAGACCAAAGTTCTGTGTACTCAATATCATTATCAGAGAAAGACGAAAGCCCGGCTAAAAAGACTATCGATGGTGACAATACGTCTGAAGCGTAA
- the LOC113493309 gene encoding transport and Golgi organization protein 6 homolog has product MSVINAVFSRIENLTQTEGQNEFISILKDVVVRENEVISSETYTLLKNYLEKIFCAIDELASELKKDEAILISVKNQKLLRTCFQLITSLGISPSLIPGLGISLSKRCITGAVLTNVSFSDEQKYEMLIDCTDFITRCYEVSNLKSIIITLHLSDYLASLIQLSFAPFKKPGTYNNFTMTPEMYEKLCKDREKYVKVYNHLVTNCFQPLLMKELLVLQSGTNPSPPAFVKRTIAKELSQRLLAPGGLLSLIRCFIESYNIDTGFEWRKIDMICKIVATKHGTMTEDKYLENITSQLNQILSLNNTHYLATVVACVINLYNKYSESQPVLSLLSEIFDAFKYDKLIGTDMPGTILLTPQEVENKINILHACVCITKLEWPINLLTPNLCVLFLIGTKITKNEELKSKVKDILLKSMEKLNKNELHDIVKTFLYGKGVASLRIKVEEFDAGITIKCIADAEDHIKDEAVIYFLQIFRSATENILVTNIFNIALRILMDLNSKRQNKGNRDMLLTEDDPVLLDEVDQQYAIILQLLSEIATTPKVINGIKTNPLIVSEFIEHFISEQNSEINYECVTIALVLLNTILSNEESSADLKRRFDKLVPTLRSIVSSDSSMNSMLCKEALSLITSEGGKKKETACEKAISDTFHDLLPVRANGIIELTKLIDAKDSETISKKHYVFCIFQDHLKDEDSYIYLAAVNGLAALCSHCTEDVLHVLCKEFLQNSLEQDNVETKESQNRAAELRMKIGDIIVKVTRKLGEMAIVHKTILLNTMLCGCRDEDHLIRTSALSNLAEIALILNYKIGTIIYEVLLCIWGIIETDKAVECRRAAVMVISSLIKGLGKETLLQLKEQLLPIYRTLKELYRDHNEDTTVRLHAQIALEELNAVVNQILFPELKMEKQIFILDQPNDIMK; this is encoded by the exons atgtcagTTATTAACGCAGTATTTAGCCGCATCGAAAATCTTACCCAAACAG AAGGGCAAAATGAATTTATATCGATTTTAAAAGATGTAGTGGTTCGTGAAAATGAAGTTATATCAAGTGAAACTTATACATTGTTAAAGAATTATCTGGAAAAGATATTCTGTGCTATAGATGAATTAGCCAGTGAATTAAAAAAGGACGAAGCAATACTAATTAGTGTGAAGAATCAAAAGTTGCTCCGAACATGTTTTCAATTGATCACTTCTCTGGGCATTTCTCCAAGTCTTATACCAGGTCTTGGAATAAGTTTATCAAAAAGATGTATCACAGGAGCTGTCCTTACAAATGTTTCGTTCAGTGATGAGCAAAAGTATGAGATGCTGATTGACTGCACAGACTTTATCACAAGATGCTATGAAGTATCAAATCTAAAGAGTATTATTATCACTTTGCATCTTTCAGATTATCTGGCATCTTTAATACAGTTGTCATTTGCACCATTTAAGAAACCGGGCACTTACAACAACTTTACTATGACTCcagaaatgtatgaaaaacttTGCAAAGATAGAGAGAAATATGTAAAAGTTTATAATCATTTAGTCACCAATTGTTTTCAACCACTTCTTATGAAAGAGTTATTGGTTCTCCAGAGTGGTACAAATCCTTCACCCCCTGCTTTTGTCAAAAGAACAATAGCAAAAGAATTGAGCCAGAGGTTGTTAGCCCCTGGAGGGCTACTCAGCTTAATAAGGTGCTTTATAGAAAGTTACAATATAGATACTGGCTTTGAATGGAGAAAAATTGACATGATCTGTAAGATTGTTGCTACTAAACATGGAACAATGACAGAAGACAAATATCTCGAAAACATTACTTCACAGTTGAATCAGATATTATCTTTGAATAATACACATTACTTAGCAACAGTGGTTGcttgtgttattaatttatataataagtattctGAGTCACAGCCAGTACTATCATTACTTAGTGAAATTTTTGATGCCTTCaaatatgataaattaattGGCACTGATATGCCCGGCACTATACTATTGACTCCTCAAGAAGTTGAGAACAAGATAAATATACTACATGCTTGTGTGTGTATCACAAAATTAGAATGGCCAATCAACCTTCTTACACCAAACCTCTGTGTACTATTTTTAATTGGGACTAAGATTACAAAAAATGAAGAATTAAAGAGTAAAGTAAAAGATATATTACTTAAAAGTATggaaaagctaaataaaaatgagttaCATGATAtagttaaaacctttttgtatggCAAAGGTGTTGCCAGTTTAAGAATAAAGGTTGAAGAATTTGATGCTGGCATCACTATCAAATGTATAGCAGATGCTGAAGATCATATAAAAGATGAAGCAGTGatatatttcttacaaatattcagAAGTgcaacagaaaatattttggtgacaaatatatttaatatagctTTAAGAATACTAATGGACCTTAACTCTAAAAGGCAAAATAAGGGGAATAGAGATATGCTGCTCACAGAAGACGATCCAGTTTTATTAGACGAGGTTGACCAACAGTACGCCATTATTCTTCAGCTTTTATCAGAAATAGCCACAACACCTAAAGTAATTAACGGCATTAAAACAAACCCCTTAATTGTATCTGAATTCATAGAACATTTTATATCAGAACAGAATTCAGAAATCAATTATGAATGTGTAACAATAGCATTAGTATTACTCAATACTATATTATCAAATGAAGAAAGTTCAGCAGACTTGAAAAGGAGGTTTGATAAGTTGGTGCCAACATTACGAAGTATTGTTAGTAGTGATTCGAGTATGAACAGTATGTTATGTAAAGAGGCCCTTTCGCTAATAACTTCGGAAGGTGGGAAGAAAAAGGAAACAGCCTGTGAGAAGGCGATATCTGATACGTTCCATGACCTATTACCAGTCCGGGCTAACGGAATTATTGAGTTAACAAAGCTTATTGATGCAAAAGATAGCGAAACTATTTCGAAGAAACATTACGTGTTTTGTATATTTcag GATCACCTTAAAGATGAGGACTCCTACATATATCTAGCAGCTGTGAACGGTCTCGCAGCATTATGCTCGCATTGCACAGAGGATGTGTTACATGTCTTGTGTAAAGAGTTTCTACAAAACTCTCTGGAACAAGATAATGTTGAGACAAAAGAGAGTCAAAACAGGGCTGCAGAGTTGAGGATGAAGATTGGTGATATAATTGTAAAAGTTACTAGGAAATTAG GTGAAATGGCAATAGTCCACAAAACAATTCTACTAAATACAATGCTCTGTGGATGCAGAGATGAAGATCATTTAATCAGAACATCGGCTCTCTCGAATTTAGCAGAAATCGCTCTAATACTCAATTACAAAATTGGAACAATTATTTATGAG gtaTTACTATGCATTTGGGGAATAATAGAGACTGACAAAGCAGTAGAGTGCCGAAGAGCAGCCGTTATGGTCATATCAAGTTTGATCAAAGGTCTAGGAAAAGAGACATTATTGCAACTGAAGGAACAGCTGCTACCGATATACAGGACGCTGAAAGAACTTTATAGGGATCATAACGAGGATACCACAGTCAGACTACACGCACAAATAGCTTTAGAAGAACTCAATGCTGTCGTCAACCAAATTTTATTCCCAGAActaaaaatggaaaaacaaatcTTCATTCTAGACCAACCAAACGatatcatgaaataa
- the LOC113493312 gene encoding NEDD8: MLIKVKTLTGKEIEIDIEPTDKVERIKERVEEKEGIPPQQQRLIFSGKQMNDEKTAQDYKVQGGSVLHLVLALRGGH; the protein is encoded by the exons ATGTTGATCAAAGTGaag ACGCTAACTGGAAAGGAGATTGAAATAGACATAGAACCTACAGACAAAGTAGAAAGGATCAAAGAGAGAGTCGAAGAAAAAGAAGGAATACCGCCACAGCAACAACGTCTTATATTTTCGGGAAAACAGAT gaATGACGAGAAGACAGCACAAGACTACAAAGTACAAGGAGGCTCCGTTCTCCACTTGGTGTTGGCGCTGCGAGGGGGGCACTGA
- the LOC113493311 gene encoding ubiquitin-conjugating enzyme E2Q-like protein CG4502 — protein sequence MTSRSKEKVAAAFRKLFRSPEKLDNDGAGPSGSPARRGLLRRHRDGVSPAEAAAASLPASPAASSLVKKKAGGANEVRERAAAVRTRRLMKELKEIQRIQNSRTDPVFTVELVNDNLFEWHVRLHQIDPESELANDLRELHVPHILLHLVFPENFPFAPPFMRVIEPRIEKGFVMEGGAICMELLTPRGWASAYTVEAVVMQFAASVVKGQGRVARAPPRPSCEFSRRRAEEAFRSVVKTHDKYGWVTPALSDG from the exons ATGACGTCCCGATCCAAGGAGAAGGTGGCGGCCGCATTCCGAAAGCTGTTTCGGTCCCCGGAGAAGCTGGACAACGACGGTGCCGGGCCAAGCGGCTCGCCGGCCAGGCGCGGCCTGCTGCGCCGACACAG AGATGGTGTTAGTCCCGCCGAAGCAGCGGCTGCAAGTCTGCCGGCCAGTCCTGCGGCCTCGTCCCTTGTCAAGAAGAAGGCGGGAGGAGCCAATGAGGTGCGAGAGAGAGCCGCcgcggtgcgcacgcgcaggctCATGAAAGAGCTCAAAGAAATACAGCGGATACAGAACAGCCGGACTGATCCTGTATTCAcg GTGGAACTGGTGAACGACAACCTGTTCGAGTGGCACGTGCGCCTGCACCAGATCGACCCCGAGAGCGAGCTGGCAAACGACCTCCGCGAGCTGCACGTTCCCCACATACTACTGCATCTGGTTTTCCCAGAGAACTTCCCATTCGCGCCGCCTTTCATGCGGGTCATTGAACCGCGGATAGAGAAGGGTTTTGTTATGGAAG GAGGTGCAATCTGTATGGAACTGTTGACCCCGCGAGGCTGGGCCTCCGCATACACAGTAGAGGCGGTGGTGATGCAGTTCGCGGCGTCCGTGGTGAAGGGCCAGGGCCGCGTGGCGCGGGCGCCGCCGCGGCCCTCCTGCGAGTTCTCGCGCCGCCGCGCCGAAGAGGCATTCCGCTCCGTCGTCAAAACACACGACAAGTATGGTTGGGTCACGCCAGCGCTCTCCGATGGTTGA